A part of Acropora palmata chromosome 6, jaAcrPala1.3, whole genome shotgun sequence genomic DNA contains:
- the LOC141885312 gene encoding neuropeptide FF receptor 1-like: MRQPISQSALMVFLLIYLTALVLSVALTGTFFFLSDYRFLPQRLSNNMVFSVADILEAVFLAIIVAFTIIGNGLLSVILIKNRRVLLNNRPTYNFILNMVLSDLVVGVLTMPFELVTFLLNGWIFGRVACKIVEFIEIAVLGTAVFTHALIAFDRYRCLAHPYLPKMKTRVVRNMIILSWIIPAFFSSPSLYMFDISSINSKMICTPNAIQIKWLDKLYEAVEFAVVLLIPFSVLCWCYFHVARITWQGNRSVSDTCDVTRLSVIFKNRRRVTRTAGLVAITFTVCWLPTFVVSFIRAVSGTNRIHRGHILSEIAIFGTFLNEAINPIIYCSFDRNIKEKIRLRGMCSFSEDIGGSVNEAYQAEQHHTATDDLGIQMSFRNTHNNRNS; this comes from the coding sequence ATGAGGCAACCGATAAGTCAATCGGCATTAATGGTAttccttttaatttatttaaccGCACTGGTGTTAAGCGTCGCTCTGACcggtacttttttttttttatccgaTTATCGTTTTCTACCTCAACGCCTCTCGAACAATATGGTTTTTTCAGTAGCAGATATTCTCGAGGCTGTATTTCTTGCCATTATAGTCGCGTTCACAATAATAGGAAACGGACTTCTCAGCGTGATACTCATCAAGAATAGGAGAGTACTCCTTAACAACCGTCCAACGTATAACTTCATTCTGAATATGGTGCTTTCTGATCTCGTTGTTGGCGTTTTAACGATGCCATTTGAGCTTGTTACTTTCCTTCTCAATGGATGGATCTTTGGGAGAGTGGCGTGCAAGATCGTTGAGTTCATCGAAATTGCTGTTTTGGGAACCGCAGTCTTTACTCATGCGTTAATCGCGTTTGATCGATATCGCTGCCTGGCTCATCCATACCTGCCTAAGATGAAAACACGAGTCGTGAGGAATATGATAATCCTGTCGTGGATCATCCCcgcttttttttccagtccTTCTCTTTATATGTTCGACATATCCTCTATTAATTCTAAGATGATCTGCACACCGAATGCGATTCAGATTAAATGGCTGGATAAACTCTACGAAGCTGTCGAGTTTGCCGTTGTCTTGTTGATACCTTTTTCTGTCTTGTGTTGGTGTTATTTTCATGTAGCTCGCATAACGTGGCAGGGAAATCGCTCGGTCTCGGACACTTGTGATGTCACTCGCCTTtcagtcattttcaaaaacagaaGACGAGTGACACGAACCGCTGGCTTAGTTGCAATAACTTTTACTGTGTGCTGGCTTCCGACGTTCGTCGTGAGTTTCATTCGGGCTGTGTCGGGCACCAACCGCATTCACCGCGGACATATTTTGAGTGAAATTGCAATATTTGGTACATTTCTCAACGAGGCCATTAATCCTATAATCTACTGCTCGTTCGACAGGAATATCAAGGAGAAAATTCGATTGCGCGGTATGTGCAGCTTCAGTGAAGATATTGGTGGCTCAGTGAACGAGGCTTATCAAGCAGAACAGCACCACACTGCGACGGATGATTTGGGAATCCAAATGAGTTTTAGAAACACTCATAACAACAGGAATTCCTGA